A segment of the Gossypium hirsutum isolate 1008001.06 chromosome D10, Gossypium_hirsutum_v2.1, whole genome shotgun sequence genome:
ATGAATCAAGAAGAATTGAAAACACAATCGCAAAAAGCTTTTGATGCACTAGAAAGTAGAGCTGCAAAATACTGATTGTTTAATATGTAGATCAGATATTCTCAGAAGGAATGCAAATGGTCACCATGAACAAGCTCTAAAATTATGCAATGAGAAAGGCAAGTGTTTGACAAAAACCTGGAAAAGGGTTAGTTGCGCAGAAAGAGTAGTTGCTTCCGTTTGAAGTGTTTGGACCTTTCTCTCCAGTTCAGATATATATCGGGCTTTTCTCTCTTTAGAGCGAGCAGCTGACTGACGATTTGCGATGATCCTACACAAGTTATGAAGTTCTCAGCAGAAACTTGGATGGAAGCACATAGCTCATCAAATAATGACAGTCAATCTATGGAAGAGAATTTCCATTTCCCAATAAAAGTTGAGTGAAGAGAACAATTTCTCTAACCCAGCCACCTCACCAAATGCTTGTGCATTTAGGGCAATATAAACtttttgaataatatataaataacagACTCGAGTTTAGAGGCTCTCAAACACTAGCAAATATGAGTGAAGAAAGGCTATAACATTCTAAATCTAGAAAAATTCACAATCACGTGACCTTCTCAAATCCATTATTCGCATTCCAAAGTTTGGAATGAACAGCTCATTCGCCCAAAACTCAAACTTATTAGAAACCAACAGCGACCAAATGTGTCCGTCCACTAGTCATTTTGTTGTAATGTCATACTAGTACTGCATGAAATATAGTGACATGCAGGGTATAGATTGACAAAAAAGTTATGAAAACTTTCCATCAAGTTTTAAGAATATGATAAAACTATCagaaaacttttcaaaaacatcaTTTAGGAGGAGAAAAAGTGGCAATATCAATTAGTTTACGGTCAGGAATACGGCAATCAGATTAATCACTGCTGGATTTTGTTATGAAACAAATATCCAGTGATACTCAAACAATATTTTTCCTACCCACGACCTAGTATTACAATATTAAATGGTGTAACAGACCATTCGTATGCTGAAATACCTAGACAAGCATAAAATGTTTTTAGCAATTTGAGATAGAGATATATAATTGAAATTCAGGTATAATTTACTAATACAAATATTCTATTCAGCCCTCGATCAGGAAGCATTTATGAAATCTCCTAATCAGGGTACAAAACAAATAACCATATATAGAACACGCCTTACAATTCACatgaatttttcatttaaaaaaaagaagaagcgaATGGTTTTAAGAACTTCCGAAAATAACAAAACTCCATTCTTCAAGGCTCAGAAAAGTAAATTGTTAACAAAAGGATAGTCAACAATGCAACCAAAACGTCCACGAAACCAGAGAAAAAAGCTAAGAAACATGCATGATCCATAAAAGAGTACCTAAAATTAGTTCAAACTCATAATAGACACCAATTATTAGTTACATAGAATTGCATGTTTTTCATGAACCCTAGTAACTCAGTTTCTTTCAAATTCCACCCTcccctaaaaaatatatttccaagtttcaactTCTTAATTCACTTCCTAAATTGCCCAAGACACTATTTATAACCAAAACAAGAGGAACAGAAAGTCAACTTGATACCATTGAGattaagaaaagaaagaaaagaacatttcaacaaaataatcataacacccacgaaaatttaaatatatataaccaACCAACAATAAAGAAAAAGACACAAAATTTTTAAACTAGCACTACAATGTCGTTCATAAATAACTTCCCCTAATAATCTACCGAAAACCAAAACACAAACTTTCCATTAAAAGCTATAAGCTTAAAGTTTCTTCACCAATTGCAAGAGTACCCAAAACCAAATGCTGTAAAAAGAAGCCCGAAATAGTGGAAGAAAAAAGAGAAGTAAATTCCAAACCTTTTGGCTCTCTTAGGGTCAATAGTCCACAATTCAGCAAGCTTATCAGGAGCCATAGCTTTCTTAGCTTCAATGGACTCCATTAGCGAGCACCCATCAACTGAATTACTATACCTATGCCTTCCTTTCCCACCTTCATTAGTCTTCTCCCCCATCCCCGCCGACCCGCCACTGATTTCATCTCCTTTGGGATTATGAGCGGATCCAGCAGTTGAAGAGCCAGTAGCACCCCCTCCTTCTTCGGCTCCCTTAGATGATCCCCCTAGCTTCTCAATATCCATGTAACTGCAAAACAAGTCGTCTTCGGATCCCATTCCTTCGAAAGGGTCGGAAACGAGATCCAAGTCATCCGGGATCCGAAATTGAACTTCAGACTGGGCTCGCCTGTGGTAAGAGCCTCGGAAAGTGGTTGGGTTGGGAAAAGAAGGGGTGGTGGATGATGCATTGGAGGGAATCGGTGGATCCGGGTTCGGCTTCAGACTTGGTGGATCCTGCATTTTGGTGTTTCCTTTTAGATTCAGATCTCAGAAAACTCAGCAGAGAATGAGAGAGAGAGAATGAGCGAGCCAGCCACCTGAGTGTTGAAATTATTTTATCTTTCTTCTTCGCTTCTTTCCTAACAAAATACAACTTcataaacgacgccgtttaagtAAACACttgacataaatttttttttaagtatttggaAAGTTACCCGTAATTGAATTTACTAATAATTACTTGTAATTGTATACGTGTCACatttaattatctattttaatcaataaattttaattaaatctatacttaattaattattttagttgtttattctttaaagagtTCAGAACTGAgagaattattaaataatttgcaATGATTACATTcaagctttattttttttaaaaaaattaattagattaggaaattaaaatttaatgccTAAATATTACACTatcttataaattaaaattaacatataaattaaatcttaattttataaagagccaaaattaaaatttgatcattattttatgatataaaaaaaagaaaaaaaagagaggagcGCAAATGGTTAAAAGAAATGGGAAGGCATATGTTAATCTCTATATGCCTCTAAGACTCTTAAtgcattcaaattatatataatcacatgatttttcaataaaaaggttgatggtattaactatttggactaattaataacattataaaaatatagagaccaaatcgtgttagaaattaaatatcaaattttgacATAATAGAaagaccaaaattgaaatttaaccactTTTCTATAATGTGAGAGAGTGCGTCAAAATATTATTCTAacaaaaaattttgttaataatttcgaatttaaataaatttatttaaactcaaaatttttttgttagaataatatatatttttaaatccagtaaaaaattaatcaaagtaGTTAAAAATATTAGCTCTTTGGACTAactaataacatataaaatatagatACTAAATTATGCAAGAATTTAAAGAatgaaaattaaatcttaaacttAGGTAAAAGGGACTAAAATTGGAATATTACCATTTCCCTGATGAAAAAGAGGTGGACACTGAAAGGGTGGACACATGTCGACAGCAAAACctttgttttatatatagttatgtaattttacaaagtaattatatattttttaaaaaaatcaaaatgctttattgaattaatttttttaaaattttaaaatgtcattaaTTTTATTGTCAATGCCCAAGTGGCCCAGCCCGCCTTAGGCAACCATCTTTTGATCTCATGCCCGTACGAATTCAAGttgagattttaaaaaaaaatttaatttaattataaaaatatataaatatta
Coding sequences within it:
- the LOC121222462 gene encoding transcription factor RF2b: MQDPPSLKPNPDPPIPSNASSTTPSFPNPTTFRGSYHRRAQSEVQFRIPDDLDLVSDPFEGMGSEDDLFCSYMDIEKLGGSSKGAEEGGGATGSSTAGSAHNPKGDEISGGSAGMGEKTNEGGKGRHRYSNSVDGCSLMESIEAKKAMAPDKLAELWTIDPKRAKRIIANRQSAARSKERKARYISELERKVQTLQTEATTLSAQLTLFQRDTTGLTTENTELKLRLQAMEQQAQLRDALNEALKKEVERLKMATGEMSTPTDNFNLGMHHIPFTQSSFFPPQPQQVETQNMQMPPFHPLQSNMLASNQSMVAASGPHAFADMMQQDPLGRLQGLDISSRDSHLVKSEGPSISAGESSGTL